GCTTGCACAGCACCCAACGGGCTTCTAATATCTGACTCAGGTGTCGGAGTGACAAAAGTGTTGATATGAAACATTTAGAATCGTCCAGATTCTTGGTGATGGACGGTCTGACTAGTTGCTTTTCACCTAGTGTCTGGCAGTCGGCTCAGACATTTAATAGTAACATCAATGTACATTATGATGCGGAGACAAAAATGATCAAGGAAGCACTGGCACTCGCCGAAGCATACGTACCGGACCGCCCGATGAATGGGGCAAGCCTGCAGGAACTCACGCGGCGCGCCGAAGCGTTGCAGCCGCTGTTGTTCAGGAACGCGGCCGAATCCGACAGGAATCGCCGTGCTAGCGAAGAAAATATCCGTGCGATCGCCGAAGCGGGCCTTTTCCGCCTGATGGTGCCAAAGCGCTACGGCGGCTACGAAGGTAACGTGCGGTCGCATCTGGAAGTCTCGGCCGCACTCGGCGAAGCGTGCGGCGGGACCGCTTGGGTGGTTGCGTTGATCAATGTCTGCGCATGGTTCACCGGGCTGTTTCCGCAGCAGGCACAGGACGAGGTGTTTGGCGTTAATGCCGATGCCCGCGTGTCCGGTGTCTTCACGCCGTCGAAGCAGTCGCGCCGCGTCGCAGGCGGACTGGTCATTTCCGGCAAGTGGTATTTCTCATCGGGCTCGCTTCACGCGGATTGGGCCATGGTCGGCGTCATCGAGCACGACCAGAACGGCGCATTCAAGGCTCAGTATCTGGCGCTCGTTCCGATGAGCGAACTGTCAATCGAGGACACCTGGTACACCGCGGGTATGCGTGCCTCAGGAAGCAACTGCATCGTCGGTAACGACGTGTTCGTGCCGGATCACCGCCTGATGGACATTATGGCGGCAGTAAAGGGCGTCTACCCGACCGAACTCAAGGACGAGGCAAGCTATCGCGCAGCGTTTGTACCGCTCGCGGCGCTCATTCTCACGGGGCCGCAACTCGGAATGGGCCGCGCGGCGCTCAGGTACGTCATCGACAAAGCGTCGCAACGCGCAATCGCCTATACGTCGTTCGAAAAGCAGACAGACTCCACCGTGTTCCAGATGCAGATCGCCGATGCGGCCCTCAAGGTCGAT
Above is a genomic segment from Paraburkholderia aromaticivorans containing:
- a CDS encoding acyl-CoA dehydrogenase family protein, translating into MDGLTSCFSPSVWQSAQTFNSNINVHYDAETKMIKEALALAEAYVPDRPMNGASLQELTRRAEALQPLLFRNAAESDRNRRASEENIRAIAEAGLFRLMVPKRYGGYEGNVRSHLEVSAALGEACGGTAWVVALINVCAWFTGLFPQQAQDEVFGVNADARVSGVFTPSKQSRRVAGGLVISGKWYFSSGSLHADWAMVGVIEHDQNGAFKAQYLALVPMSELSIEDTWYTAGMRASGSNCIVGNDVFVPDHRLMDIMAAVKGVYPTELKDEASYRAAFVPLAALILTGPQLGMGRAALRYVIDKASQRAIAYTSFEKQTDSTVFQMQIADAALKVDTAELRAFRSADEIDDAAKRGVQLDYVVKARVRADTGMITTLITDAINVLLSAHGAGSFAEGSPMQRWWRDSNTAARHAIGLPAIGSEVYGKALLGVENTVTPLV